In Agrobacterium sp. RAC06, a single window of DNA contains:
- a CDS encoding anti-sigma factor, translated as MSTWHTLAERADAYVLGLMDEDEHRSTETEMERDESLARAVAVSRDKFLELDLVGPTTSVSPDLWARIERQLGPQERTKSAAAPPAAVNDNGLSWWRGFGLSAAAASLLLVGALSFTLLRSAEPQVIAVLMNEQGEPVVMIEDFGNDTAKVIPLSDVSVAADRSLQLWTLPSSDTGPVSLGVLDGWRTATVEGPDLPGPMEEQLYEITVEPLGGSPTGKPTGPILGKGFAKMPRP; from the coding sequence ATGAGCACATGGCACACTTTAGCCGAACGCGCCGATGCCTATGTTCTCGGACTGATGGACGAGGACGAGCATCGTTCAACCGAAACCGAGATGGAACGCGACGAGAGCCTCGCCCGTGCCGTTGCCGTGTCGCGTGATAAGTTCCTGGAGCTCGACCTCGTCGGTCCGACCACGAGTGTCTCTCCCGATCTCTGGGCAAGGATTGAACGACAGCTTGGTCCGCAGGAGCGAACGAAGAGCGCCGCCGCTCCGCCAGCGGCTGTCAACGACAACGGCCTCTCCTGGTGGCGAGGTTTCGGTCTGTCGGCTGCGGCCGCCTCGCTCCTGCTCGTCGGTGCCTTGTCCTTTACCCTTCTCCGCAGCGCGGAGCCACAGGTCATCGCCGTCCTGATGAATGAACAGGGCGAGCCGGTCGTCATGATCGAGGATTTCGGCAATGACACGGCCAAGGTGATCCCGCTCTCCGACGTGTCCGTGGCAGCAGACCGGTCGCTGCAGCTCTGGACGCTGCCGTCAAGCGATACCGGACCGGTATCGCTCGGCGTTCTCGACGGCTGGCGGACGGCAACAGTCGAAGGGCCTGATCTTCCCGGCCCGATGGAGGAGCAGCTCTACGAGATCACGGTGGAGCCTTTGGGTGGATCACCGACGGGCAAGCCGACAGGCCCGATCCTGGGCAAGGGCTTTGCAAAGATGCCGCGCCCATAA
- a CDS encoding methyl-accepting chemotaxis protein, with product MFGMSSNTHSQLESLEVITANIMIADDKLNIRYMNTATKAMLKEAESDLKKELPRFDFDRLIGSNIDIFHKDPGHQRNMLSSLKNQHKATIWVGHRAFDLIVTPLKNGAKTTGFVVEWANAKERLQNLDFQNQMEAISRVQAIIEFTPQGEVVSANQNFLDALGYRMDEIKGKQHSLFVDPEYARTPDYQDFWTQLRAGKFQAAEFTRYGKGGKKVVINASYNPIMDDRGRVTKVVKFATDVTERVHAVDTIGDALGRMAKGDVSFTIDRPFAPDFEALRTNLNDAMIQLATTLGAVAQSTDQIDSGSREISSSAEDLSKRTEQQAASLEETAAALDQITVNVNNASKRAEEARHATQAADTSATRSGQIVAEAVGAMARIEQSSNQISNIIGVIDEIAFQTNLLALNAGVEAARAGEAGKGFAVVAQEVRELAQRSAQAAKEIKELIRNSSEEVKNGVKLVSETGEALKTIQDNIVAVNDHMQAIASSAREQATGLSEVNSAVNQMDQVTQQNAAMVEESNAASATLATETQRLRQFISRFTLGRHYTGQQGATSASHGAARAHTPSSPAAAPRRAPGRPAQTHGNAALKQDEWQEF from the coding sequence ATGTTTGGAATGTCCAGCAACACCCACTCGCAGCTTGAATCGCTTGAGGTCATTACCGCGAACATCATGATCGCCGACGACAAACTCAACATCCGCTACATGAACACCGCTACGAAGGCGATGTTGAAGGAAGCGGAGAGTGACCTGAAGAAGGAATTGCCGCGCTTCGACTTCGACAGGCTGATCGGCAGCAATATCGACATCTTCCACAAAGATCCCGGGCATCAGCGTAACATGCTGTCGAGCCTGAAGAATCAGCACAAGGCAACCATCTGGGTCGGCCACCGGGCTTTTGACCTGATCGTCACGCCGTTGAAGAATGGCGCCAAAACCACCGGCTTCGTCGTCGAATGGGCCAACGCCAAGGAACGGTTGCAGAACCTCGATTTCCAGAACCAGATGGAGGCCATCAGCCGCGTCCAGGCCATCATCGAATTCACGCCGCAAGGGGAAGTGGTCTCGGCCAATCAGAACTTTCTTGATGCCCTCGGCTACCGAATGGACGAGATCAAGGGCAAGCAGCACAGTCTGTTTGTCGACCCCGAATATGCGCGCACGCCTGACTATCAGGATTTCTGGACGCAGTTGCGAGCCGGCAAGTTCCAGGCCGCCGAGTTCACCCGCTACGGCAAGGGCGGCAAGAAGGTCGTGATAAACGCCTCCTACAATCCGATCATGGACGATCGCGGCCGTGTGACCAAGGTGGTGAAATTTGCCACCGATGTGACCGAGCGCGTGCATGCCGTGGACACGATCGGCGATGCGCTTGGACGCATGGCCAAGGGCGATGTCAGCTTCACGATCGACAGACCCTTCGCTCCTGATTTCGAAGCTCTCAGAACCAACCTCAACGACGCCATGATACAGCTCGCGACCACACTCGGTGCCGTGGCGCAATCGACCGACCAGATCGACAGCGGCAGCCGCGAGATCAGCTCGAGCGCCGAAGACCTGTCGAAACGCACGGAACAGCAGGCGGCTTCGCTCGAGGAGACGGCAGCGGCCCTCGACCAGATCACCGTCAACGTCAACAACGCCTCGAAGCGTGCCGAAGAGGCCCGTCACGCCACCCAGGCGGCCGACACAAGCGCTACCCGCTCTGGCCAGATCGTCGCAGAAGCCGTGGGGGCCATGGCACGCATCGAGCAGTCCTCGAACCAGATCTCCAACATCATCGGGGTGATCGACGAAATCGCCTTCCAGACGAACCTGCTGGCGCTGAATGCCGGTGTCGAGGCGGCTCGCGCGGGTGAAGCGGGCAAGGGTTTTGCCGTCGTTGCGCAGGAAGTCCGCGAGCTCGCCCAACGGTCGGCGCAGGCGGCGAAGGAGATCAAGGAGCTGATCCGCAACTCGTCCGAAGAGGTGAAGAACGGCGTCAAGCTCGTCAGCGAGACCGGTGAGGCCTTGAAGACGATCCAGGACAACATTGTTGCGGTTAACGACCACATGCAGGCCATAGCCAGTTCGGCACGCGAACAGGCAACCGGCCTCTCCGAGGTCAACTCGGCGGTCAATCAGATGGACCAGGTCACCCAGCAGAACGCGGCCATGGTGGAAGAGTCCAACGCTGCGAGCGCCACGCTGGCAACGGAGACACAGCGGCTTCGCCAGTTCATCTCCCGCTTTACCCTCGGCAGGCACTATACCGGCCAGCAGGGTGCGACGTCAGCATCCCATGGTGCGGCACGCGCTCACACGCCATCCAGCCCGGCAGCAGCACCCCGGCGCGCACCGGGACGCCCGGCGCAGACGCATGGAAATGCCGCTCTCAAGCAGGACGAGTGGCAGGAGTTCTGA
- the edd gene encoding phosphogluconate dehydratase: protein MSADSRIEAITKRIVERSKPTREAYLDRTRRAISKGVHRSTLSCGNLAHGFAVCSPKDKEALAGDVVPNLGIITAYNDMLSAHQPFETYPALIRQAASEAGGVAQVAGGVPAMCDGVTQGQPGMELSLFSRDAIAMSAAIGLSHNMFDSSVYLGVCDKIVPGLMIAALTFGHLPAVFVPAGPMTTGLPNDEKSRIRQLYAEGKVGRAELLEAESKSYHGPGTCTFYGTANSNQMLMEIMGFHLPGASFINPGTPLRDALTKEATKRALAITALGNEFTPAGEMIDERSIVNGVVGLHATGGSTNHTIHLIAMARAGGIQLTWQDISELSDIVPLLARVYPNGLADVNHFHAAGGMGFLIKQLLKAGYVHDDVRTVYGQGLAAYTIDPKLGDDGNVHREPAAEVSADPKVLTTIDKPFQANGGLKMLTGNLGKAVIKISAVKPERHVVEAPAIVFNDQQELQDAFKAGKLEKDFIAVVRFQGPKANGMPELHRLTPPLGVLQDRGFKVALVTDGRMSGASGKIPAAIHLTPEAVDGGAIAKIKDGDIVRLDAIAGTLEVMVDAAEFDARPLATTNLDDNEFGMGRELFASFRRIAGPADQGASVLF from the coding sequence ATGAGTGCAGACAGCCGCATCGAAGCCATCACCAAGCGGATCGTCGAGCGTTCCAAACCGACCCGCGAAGCCTATCTCGACCGCACACGTCGGGCAATCTCCAAGGGCGTGCATCGTTCGACGCTGTCATGCGGCAACCTCGCCCATGGCTTCGCCGTCTGTTCCCCCAAGGACAAGGAAGCCCTGGCCGGCGACGTGGTGCCGAACCTCGGCATCATCACGGCCTATAACGACATGCTCTCGGCCCACCAGCCCTTTGAGACCTATCCGGCGCTGATCCGCCAGGCAGCATCCGAAGCCGGCGGCGTGGCACAGGTCGCGGGTGGTGTTCCCGCAATGTGCGACGGCGTAACCCAGGGCCAGCCGGGCATGGAGCTCTCGCTCTTCTCGCGCGATGCGATCGCGATGTCGGCGGCCATCGGCCTGTCGCACAACATGTTCGACAGCTCCGTTTATCTCGGCGTCTGCGACAAGATCGTGCCCGGTCTGATGATCGCTGCCCTCACCTTCGGCCACCTGCCCGCCGTATTCGTTCCTGCCGGACCGATGACGACCGGTCTCCCGAACGACGAGAAGTCGCGCATTCGCCAGCTCTATGCCGAGGGCAAGGTCGGGCGTGCGGAACTGCTCGAAGCGGAATCCAAGTCCTATCATGGGCCGGGCACCTGTACCTTCTACGGTACGGCCAACTCCAACCAGATGCTGATGGAGATCATGGGCTTCCACCTGCCCGGCGCCTCCTTCATCAATCCGGGCACGCCGCTGCGCGACGCTCTCACCAAGGAAGCAACCAAGCGCGCGCTCGCCATTACCGCGCTCGGCAACGAGTTCACGCCAGCGGGCGAGATGATCGACGAACGCTCGATCGTCAACGGTGTCGTCGGTCTGCACGCAACCGGCGGCTCCACCAACCATACGATCCACCTGATCGCCATGGCGCGAGCCGGCGGCATCCAGCTCACCTGGCAGGACATTTCGGAGCTTTCCGACATCGTGCCGCTGCTCGCCCGCGTCTATCCGAACGGGCTTGCCGATGTGAACCATTTCCACGCTGCCGGTGGCATGGGCTTCCTGATCAAGCAGTTGCTCAAGGCTGGTTACGTGCATGACGACGTACGCACCGTCTACGGCCAGGGTCTGGCTGCCTATACGATCGATCCGAAGCTCGGCGATGACGGTAACGTCCACCGAGAGCCGGCAGCGGAGGTGAGCGCCGATCCGAAGGTGCTGACAACGATCGACAAGCCTTTCCAGGCCAATGGCGGATTGAAGATGCTGACGGGAAATCTCGGCAAGGCGGTCATCAAGATTTCGGCCGTCAAGCCGGAGCGCCATGTCGTCGAAGCCCCCGCGATCGTCTTCAACGATCAGCAGGAACTGCAGGATGCTTTCAAGGCCGGCAAGCTGGAAAAGGACTTCATCGCCGTCGTTCGCTTCCAGGGTCCCAAGGCCAACGGCATGCCGGAACTGCACCGTCTGACACCACCGCTCGGCGTTCTTCAGGATCGCGGCTTCAAGGTGGCGCTCGTCACCGACGGGCGCATGTCCGGCGCCTCGGGCAAGATCCCGGCAGCGATCCACCTGACGCCGGAAGCCGTCGATGGCGGCGCAATTGCCAAGATCAAGGACGGAGACATTGTCCGGCTGGACGCTATCGCCGGCACGCTCGAAGTTATGGTCGATGCCGCAGAATTCGATGCCCGGCCGCTGGCGACGACCAATCTGGATGACAATGAATTCGGTATGGGACGCGAGTTGTTTGCGAGCTTCCGCAGGATCGCCGGGCCTGCCGACCAAGGCGCAAGCGTCTTGTTCTGA